Genomic window (Nitrospirales bacterium LBB_01):
AGCTCACCCGATGGCACTATGGCGGTCACAACGAAACCCATTTCCTGCACAGCCATCTTTATCCTGTTTGCGATAATGAACTCGTCTTCTACAATTAACACGGATTTTTTATCCATTGGCATTCTCCTGAGCCATAAACCGCACCTTTATTTCTGTTCCCCTGTCCCTGTGTAATTCTATCTCGCCTCCAAGCTGGGTTTGTGAGATCCCTGTTATCAACTGAAAGCCGAGAGTTTCAGTGTCCCACATATCCAAAGTTTCAGGGATGCCAAGTCCGTCGTCTCTGACAATAAGCTCTATTCTGCCATCTGCTATTTGATGCAGCCCTATGTATATCTCTCCAATTTTCCCCTCGGGAAATGCATACTTTATTGCATTGGTGAGAAGTTCATTAATCAATAATCCGCAAGGTACTGCTGTATTTATTCCTAAAATCACATCGCCTACGTCAACTTTTAGGTTTATGCCAGACAAGTTATCAGTGTAAGTGTCGTAAAGTGTCTTTACAAGCTTACTGACGTAATCTCTGAAATCAACATTAACCATGTCTTTGGAACGGTAGAGCATCTCGTGAACTGAGGAGATAGACCTTATACGATTCTCTGTGTCTTTAAATATCTTTAATGAATCGGCATCTTTGATGTAATAACTTTGCATTTTAAGAAGACTTGAGATTATCGTCAAATTGTTTTTAACCCTGTGATGGATTTCACCAACCAGCATCTCTTTTTCTTTAAGCGACGACTTTATCAGTTCCTCCGCCTTTTTCAGTTCCGTTATGTCATGGAATAATGCGAATTTTGATACCGAGCCGTCTTTGTTTTTTATCGGAGTGTCGTATCTGTGATATGTCTTTTCGTTTCTGGGATAATACCACTCCCAGTATATCGTTTTCCCTGAAAAAACCTCCTCACGTCTGCACCATGGACACGGCTCCGATTTTTCGTGAAAATACTCGTAACACGTCCGTCCGGCTACCATACCGAACTCTCGCTCTACTACAGGATTTACGTATTGAAGTTCACAGTTCTGATTGGTGATATAAATACCATTGTCTATGTTTTCCATAATAGAAGTTAGCTTATCTCTTTCTATCCGGAGTTCCTCTTCTATCATCTTTTGATGGGTTATATCACGGGCAACGGCGTATATCCTGCCGTCTTCTAAAACCGGCCCTGCCATCCACGACAATGTTTTGAGGGAACCGTCTTTACAAAAATAACGGTTTTCAAAATCTTTTGTAGTCAAGCCTTTTATTTGTTTCTCTATTTCAACAAGTGATTCTGCACGGTCATCAGGATGGATAAACTCCATCAATGGTCTTGATAGTAATTCGCTTTCTGTAAACCCAAGTACTTTTTCAAACATCGGGTTGACCTGCTTGAAATAACCGTCTGTTGAGGCAATACAGTTCATATCAAGGGATTCATTGAAAAACTTGTCGCGTTCGGCAATAATCTGCTTGCGTTTAGTTATATCACGAAATATGCCTATAAGAAATTTCTCTTTTTCTATTGTAACCATTTTAGCGTTGACCTCAACCCAAACATACGAACCATCTGACCTTACCACCCTGTTTTCAATCGGCTGGGCTGGTATCCCATTTCTTGACTCGGCAACATGCTGATGGAATGTCTTCTTAGAATAATCTTCTATATTGGAGGGGTGTAGCTGTGACTGATGCATACCGATGATTTCCTCTATCGGTTTCATAAGGAGCTTTGATGCAGATTGGTTAGCGTCAACAATTATCCCTGTCTCTATGTCTGCGATAAAAACCGCATCCGGCATCCCTTCAAAGAGAATCCTTAGAAGCTCCTCGGCATGTCTTGCCTTCATATTGAGTATTGTGTCCTTCACGTTATAAGCATACCTGCTGCATAAATTTCCCCATAACATGTTCTAAACTCAGTTAATTCATTCCTTTTAAGACAAAGGAACTTTTATCACATTACCTAAGCTATATTAGCACATATACATTACTGGTTACTACTGTGGAAAGGCGGGGGACAGGGCAAACGCATTTGAAAAAATATTAATTGCTTATGCCCTTAGCTCCGCAAAGAAAAAACTGGATTCCTGCCTTCGCAGGAATGACAAGGAAAAGAGGAACGACAAGGAAAAGAAGAACAACAGAGAGAGAAAAGCATCCCCCCTTTGTCATTCCCGCCTACGAGCGGGAATCCAGTCCTTCTTTCTGACCCATCAATTACTTTTTTGAAAGATACTTGAGTCTATCGGTCAATCATGAAACATCTTTTCTGCTGATTCCGTATTTTTTTATCTTATATCCAATCTGTCTTGGTGTTATGCCAAGAAGGTCAGCGGCCCGGGCATGTACCCAGCCGGCATTTTCCAGCGCCTCGGTTATTTTACTTTTTTCCGTGTCGGTTAGCGACAGTGTTGTCTTGTTTGCAATGGCAGCCTGATTAAGCACCCTAATATTTAGTGGCAAATGTTTTACTCTTACTATATCTTCAGGCGACATTATCACGATTCGTTCGACAGTGTTTTCAAGTTCACGCACATTACCGGGCCAGTGGTACTGTTTCATTAAGTTTAATGCCTCATCACTCAACTCCAAAGTCCTGTCATTTTCTTTATTGAATTTTTTTAGGAAATGCTCGATTAACTCCGTAATGTCTTCCATGCGCTCACGCATTGGAGGCAGACAAATCGGCACTACATTTAACCTATAGTATAAATCCTCCCTAAAGCTGTTTTGAGAGACGAGCAGTTGAAGATTTTTTGACGTAGCGGCAATAACTCTTACGTCAATCTTAATGGTTTTTTCACTCCCGATGCGTTCAAATTCCCTCTCCTGAAGCACGCGCAGAATCTTTGGTTGAAGGGACATGCTTAAATCCCCTATCTCATCAAGAAATATGGTTCCCTTGTGGGCCAGCTCAAAGCGCCCCCTTCTTGAGGTCATTGCCCCCGTAAATGCCCCCTTATCGTGCCCAAAGAGTTCCGCCTCAAGAAGTCCCTCAGGGATTGATGCACAGTTAAACTTTATAAACGCTCCATTGCTTTGCTTTCCCATGTAGTGAAGTGCCCGCGCTATCAGTTCTTTCCCTGTGCCGCTTTCTCCTGTTATTAAAACTGTGGCTTTTGTTTTTGCCACTCGATGTACTGCTTCAAATACGTCCTGCATAGCACCTGAGCTTCCTATCACGTTATCTATCCGGTATTTTCCCTTAAGCTCAAGTTTAAGGGATTCCCGTTCCTGAATCAGAGTTTGTTTTTCAGTCTCGACCTTTTCGGAAAGCTCCGTCCACTGGGTAATCAGCGAGGCTATGATTTTAAGCAGGCGTAAGTCCTCATCCAGCGATACTTTGGTAAAGTCCCTGTAAATTCTGTAGGCGCTTAAAACTCCTATTATTTCTCTCTTTGATTTCATAGGCACACAGAGAAACGCTTTTTTTTCACTGTGCTGCGAGTCATCACCGGCGTTTGGAATCACAACCGGATATCCGGATTTTGCTACGTTTGCCTCTATACTTTCTGAGGGGAGGTATTTGCCGTTTTTTATCTCATCAGCGCTCAGACCGTGTGCAGCTTTTATAACGAGCCGCCCGTTTTCTTTAAGCGCTATGGCTCCCATTTCCATGTCAAGAAACACGGAAAGAACTTTTAGTGCGTTTTTAAGTGTTTTAGCAATCTCAAGCGATGAGCCCAATATCTTGCTTATCTCATATATTGCAGATAGTTCAAGAGAGCTTCTGTCCATCGTGTTATAATAATCCTTTTTCTTTGAAACTAAAATATGCGTATCTGTTTACGATTATATGGTCATGGATTTCTATGGTGAGAGTTTTTGCTGTCTCCACAAGGTGCTGTGTGTGCCTAATATCGTCATCTGAGGGTTCAATTTTTCCCTCCGGGTGGTTATGAACATAGATAATCGCAGTGGAGTTATATTTCAGTGCGATTTCAAATATGTTTCTAAAATGTACATAGACATAGTTTACGGTTCCCTCGCTTATTATCTCCTCAGCTACGATTTTGTTTTGAGAGTTTAAAAATAATGTCATAGCAGCTTCTTTTTTGTAAGCGCCCAATTTTGTCCTTAAATAGTCAACGACGTCAAGCGGGGTATTAATGGTTTTTCTGTAGATTTGTTTTTCATTTAAATATTTTGTGCTTAAGTCTTTAACAAGTTTTATTAAAACTGCGCTCTGAATACCTATGCCTTCGATTTCAAGCAGTTGATCTATTGTGGAGTCTAAAACCTCGGCAAGGTTACCGAAGGTTTTAATTAATTTTTTTGCCTCAGGTTTAACATCTCTTTGTGAACGTGTGTATGTAAGAAGCAGCTCAAGCGCCTCATAGTCGGCTAAAGAACCGATTCCGGCTTTAATGTACCTTTGCCGCAGCCGCTTTCTATGGCCTATATGACCTGGTTGCGTATTGTTTGTGGAGGTTTTATCTTTCATATAGAGAAGAAGCGTTGTGTCTAATGTTTGCCCAGTCCTATCACACATTTCCCTTTTGCTCTTATCGAACCTTCCATTCTACCATCTGTCTCTGTTTTTAAGAGTAGATGATAAAACAAATCTGGGCTATCTTGCAACATACGTTTCTTAATTTAAGCAAAAAGTGCTTTGTAGCAAAAACGGATTATATAGTATAATAGTACCAATGATTCAAAAATTCAATAATCTAAGCATACGAAAAAAGATTCTGACAGTGTTTCTTTTGCTCTTTACTGCCATGGTTACTTTTGGAGTATTCAGTTTTCTGCAATTTCATAAAATGGCCAACACGTTGGAGGATCTCTACGAACACCCATTTACCACTACCAATGCTCTCCTTGAGGCAAACGTTGACCTTGTTGACGCAAGAAGAATCCTAAGGGGCATAATTGTAGAACGCGACAAGGTTAAGATAGATTCGTTGATACAGGAGATGCATAAACATGAAGCGGATTTTCAGAATCACATTGCTGTTGCACAGAAGAGCTTTTCCGGCGATAAAAAGCTTATAAATGAACTTTCGCAACTATTTCAAAATTGGCAGGTTTACAAAGAGGATCAACTACAGCTTGCAAAGGCAGGCAATTTTGAGGCAGCATGGCAGCGCTCACAAGATTCCGTTTCAAATCCAAGTGTTGTATTAGTTACACATCTGGAGAGCGTCATAGAACAATCGCGCTCGCATGCAGCAAAATTCTACAAAGACTCACAGACACAATACCGTAGCGCTTTGATAAAAACCGATATTTTTCTCATTATAGTTCTTATTGTAATCGGAATAATGTCGCTTTTTCTGGCACGCTCGATATCGGCGCCTTTGTTTGGTTTGCGTAACAGCATCCGTGAGGTAGCTGACGGCAGGCTGGATACTGAAGTGCCATATCAAAGTATCAATAACGAAATCGGAGAGATTGGACGGGCTATTGAGGTACTCCGTCATGTGGCCCGCAAACAGGACACCTCCGTTAAACTTAGAGCACTTGTAGCTGAGATTGCTCAATCCATGCAGACATGTACCTCTTTTATTGACCTTGGCAATACGCTGACCTCCAGGCTGGCCTCCCTAATGGGGTTAGCTTATGGAGCATTCTATATATTTGATAAGGAGCACTCGCAGCTTATACGAAATGGCGGTTATGCCTGTGACGACACTATCCACAGAGACCGTTTTGCGATGGGACAGGGATTGGTGGGTCAGGCTGCGCTTGATAAGAAAACCATCTCGATGGTTTTCTCCTCTCAGGACAATGTTAACACAAGCATGGGACTGGGTAAGTTAAACATCCATGCCATAATGATTATGCCGGTTGTCCAAGCAAATGAGGTTCTTGCAGTACTTGAGCTTGGAGCTATTGAACAGTTTAGCGATGACAACATAGCCCTGCTTGACGCCATATTGCCGATAGCGGCCATGAACATTGAAATACTCTCAGGCATTGTTGAGACGCAAAATCTTTTGCAAAAGAGTCAGAGCCAGGCTTTGGCTCTTGCAGCTTCAGAACAGCAGTTGATAGCCCGCCGCGATGAACTTGAAGACAACAACAACCGTCTTGCCGAACAGGCACGTTTAATGGAAGAGCAAGCCGTGGAACTAGAGCATCAAAAACAAGCGCTTATACTGCAAAGCACCGAGCTTCAGGCAAGCAGAGAAATTTTAGCTCAAACTGAGGAACTAAGCCGTCTGATACTGGGTTCAGTTAACGACGGCATCGTGGGGCTTGATATGGAGGGTTCAATAACCTTTATAAACAATGCAGGAGCTAAGATGCTGGGATATACGCGTGAGGAACTTAAAGGTATGACTATGCACTCTTTGGTTCACTATGCTCGTCCTGATGGCTCAGACTTTCCAAAAGAAGACTGTCCAATGTATCTGACCTCAAAGGATGGTGTGCTCAGAAACATTGACGATGAGGTGTTGTGGCGTAAAAACGGCTCATCATTCCCTGTTGAATATGCGACAACGCCAATCCATAAAAATGGTGAGCTGGTTGGTATCGTTGTGGTTTACAGAGACATTACGGAGCGTAAGCAGGCAGAAGCTGAGATACGACATGCTATGGAAATTGCCGTAGAGGCGACAAAAATGAAGTCCGATTTTCTGGCTAACATGAGCCATGAGATTCGTACTCCAATGAATGCCATTATCGGAATGACTCACCTTGCACTTCAAACCGAACTCAATACAAAACAACGAAACTACATGGAAAAAGTTGACTCTGCGGCTAAAAATCTGCTTGGCATAATCAACGACATCCTGGATTTTTCAAAGATAGAAGCCGGTAAGCTGAATTTTGAATCAACAGATTTTGATCTTCAGGATGTTATGGAACATTTGGCCGATCTTTCCGTAATAAAAGCTCAGGACAAGGGGCTGGAGCTTCTCTTTAACATTGGAACAGACGTTCCCACAGCTCTCATCGGCGACCCTCTGCGTTTAGGACAGGTTATGATTAATCTAGTAAATAATGCGATAAAGTTTACAGAAAAAGGCGAGGTCACAGTTGTCATAAATCGCCTTGCAACTGAACCGGACGGTGTACTGCTGCGTTTTGAAATCAGAGACACGGGTATAGGACTAACAGAGGAGCAGCAGAAAAAACTGTTCAGCGCTTTTTCTCAGGCTGACAGCTCCACAACCCGCAAATATGGCGGTACCGGTTTAGGATTAACCATAAGCAAGCGGCTGGTTGAGATGATGGGGGGCGAAATCGGGGTAGAAAGTAAAGCCGGCAAGGGAAGCACATTTTATTTCACCGCTAAGTTTGCCCTGCAATTGATACAAAGACAGACAAGCCTGACTACCGATGACATTAGCGGACTGCGTGTACTGGTAGTGGATGACAACAACAGCGCTCGTGAGATATTTCTTTCTATGCTGATTTCACTTAAGTTTGACTCAAAAGCCGTTAGCAGCGGTTTGGAGGCAATAAGAGAACTCAAAGCCTCTCAACAAAGTGGTAAGCCATACGGTCTGGTGCTTATGGATTGGCGAATGCCCGGCATGGATGGCTTAGAGACAATCCGAAACATTCGTTCAGATAATGAATTGGCGCATACTGCCGCCTTTATAATGGTCACAGCCTACAGCCGCGATGAGCTTTTACAGCAGGCGCAGGACGTCCATCTAAACGGACTTCTGGTTAAACCTGTAAGCCCATCGACACTGCTTGATACAATTTTGACAGCTCTCGGAAAAGAGGTAGTTCATCGCCCGCACAAACAGCAGAAAAAAGCAGACCATCTTGAGGCGGAAAAATCTCTGCGTGGTGCAAGTGTGCTGCTTGTTGAGGATAACGAAATCAACCGTGAGTTAGCTGTTGAGATATTAACCGAGGCTGGTCTCAGCGTAGATATTGCTGTAAACGGTGTTGATGCATTAGAAAAAATCAGCCAAACCAATTATGACGGGATATTGATGGATTGCCAGATGCCGATTATGGACGGCTTTGAATGCTCCGTCCAGATAAGAAAAGACAGCCGTTATGATAACTTACCGATCATTGCAATGACTGCCAATGCGATGGAGGGAGACAGGCAAAGGTGCATTGACCACGGGATGAACGACCACGTTGCCAAGCCAATAGATGTAGGACAGCTTTTTAGCACAATGGCACGCTGGATAAAACCAAAGACAAACACCGAGCTAAAACCTGCAATTGCACCCACATCAATCAGTGCCGGTATCCCTGACATACATGGGCTTAATACAAAAGGAGCATTACAGCGTGTAGGGGGCAATGTAAAACTGCTGCGGAAGCTCTTAAGCCGTTTCAGTGAAACACAGGCAGATGCAGTAACAAGAATCAGGGCTGCCCTTGAAAGCTCTGACATAGAAACTGCCACACGAGAGGCTCATACGGTAAAAGGATTAGCCGGCAACATAGGAGCTGACGCACTTTTTGAAATATCAGGCAGGGTAGAGGGAATGCTTAAGGCAAACGACACGGCAGAGCTGCCGCAAGCATTAGGAACTATGGAGCAACAGTTAACTGAGTTGATAAAAATGATTTCCGAAGCGATACCTGCCTCTGATGTGGCAGCACAAAGTAAAACTTCAGACGCACCGGTTGACGTCAAATCACTTACGCCTGAATTAAAGCACCTTGCAGAACTCCTTGCAGATGACGATTCCCGTGCATCCACTTTGGCTGACAACATAGTAACGCAGCTTAGTGCGGCAGGATATTCTGATGACGCCCGTCTGATAAAAAAACATATTGCAAATTTTGACTTTGAAGAAGCGCTCAAAGAGCTTAGGAAAACCGCCCGGTCACTTGGCGTAAACTTATAAGGTAAGACTATGGCGGTAGTTTATAAAAATTGTCTTGCAGTTTTCTTAGCAGTATTGTTTGTGTTTGTATCCGCCATAGCACAAAGCGGTGAGGTTAAATTAACAGAAGAAGAGCGGGCATTCCTTAACGGCAAGCAGTTTCGGCTTGGGATTGATTCAAACAGACCTCCATTTGAGTTTATTGACGAAAAGGGCAACTATACTGGAATGAGCGCCGAGTTTATGGTGGAGCTTGCCAAACGTCTTAACATTACCATCGTTATTCAAAAAGACGTGACGTGGAAGGATGCGCTTGAGAAAACAAAAACCGGAGAGATTGATATTATTCCAAAGATAACGCCCTCCGATGAGCGCAGAAAGTTTTTACTTTTTACAAAACCTTATACTACCAATCCATCCGTAATAGTGTCGCAGAAGGATAAAAATATTGATACTCTCTCTGACCTTAAAGGGCTTAAAACCGGCGTCGTTAAAGGGTTAATAATAGAGACGAGCTTAAAGCGCGAGCATCCGGAGTTATCCATCGTGCAATTACCCGATATTGAGACCGCACTTCGTGAGCTTTCAATTGGCAATATTGATGCTCTCATTGATAATCTTGGCACGGTAGCCTATAACATTGAAAAGATAGGATTGACTAATCTGGAGATAGCGGGTTCCACGCCCTATATACACGATTTGGCTTTTGGCGTAAGAAAAGACTGGCCGCTTCTGTGCTCTGCTCTGGATAAAGCGCTTCAGAGTATGACAGAAGAAGAGAAGTTACATATAAAAGACCGTTGGGTTGCTGTTAAAGTTAAATCCGGCATGAATTGGAAAAGGCTTTGGCCCCTAGCCGCTGCCATAGCAGCCATTATGATTTTCTTTGTGCTATGGAACAGACGATTAAGAAATGCCGTTGATCAGCGAAAACGTGCAGAGGCTGAGCTTAAAGACTATACTATCAGCCTTGAGCGGAACTCTCGCATAAAGTCCGAGGTTGCGGCAATCTCTGCCGATATTCAAAGTGCACTGTCATTAGAGGAGATGTCACAGAAACTCATGTCTCACATTGTCCCGCTATTAAATGCCAACTATGGGGTTCTTTACGTTTATCACAAGGATAAAGACATATTCAGAGCCGCGGGCGGATATGGTTATGATCAAGATTCAGGCGACAGCGATGTAGCTATAGGGCAGGGCTTAGTCGGTCAATGTGCTTTGGATAAGAGAGCAATAAACATCAGTGCCCCTCTGGAAAACTTTATGCACATAAGCTGCGGGTTTTCTAAGCTTAATCCCAAAGTTATCACCGTTCAGCCTGTGATGCACATAAACTCCGTGTGTGGAGTTATTGTGCTGGCAGGGTTGACTCCATTAGTTGACGACTATCAGTCTATAATAGATGAGCTTATGCCTGTAGCAGCAATGAACCTTGTAATTATAGAGCGTAACCTTAACACTCAACATCTTATGGAGGTGGCCAATAAACAAAAGGAACAGTATCGGGCGCTTTTTGAGTTTATGCAGGATGCAGTTATGACTTCTGCGCCACCACAATGGATGTTTACATCGGCTAACCCTGCAACACTGAAACTTTTCAAAGTTAAGTCTGAGGAGGAGTTTATAAAGCTTGGCCCATGGGATTTATCGCCTGAGTACCAACCGGATGGGCAGCTCTCATCAGTAAAAGCACAACAAGCCATAATGCAAGCTATGGAGTGTGGGTATCACTTCTTTGAATGGACACATAAAACAATTGACGACATAAATTTCCCAACATCTGTTATGTTAACTAAAGTGGAATTAGGCACATCGGTATTTCTTCAGGCAACCGTTAGAGATATAACCGAACAAAAGAGAATGACAGAGGAGATAGTGCAGTTAAAAGAGCAGCTTAAACAGTCCGGCAATTCCGGACAGAGCAATTATAAAGGAGAGAGAACATGAGCACTCAACCGCTTTTTCTCATTGTTGACGATTACGATCAAATGCGCAGAGTTTTGGTTAGTAATCTTAAAACTCTGGGCTACACCAATATGATTACGGCGTCAAACGGAGAGGACGCCATACGGAAATTGAACGCTAATCCTGTTAACGTAATACTTTCAGATTGGAATATGCCTCAGATGACAGGGCTTGAGCTGCTTGAGTGGGTTCGTAAGGACAAAAAATACCGGTTCACCCCTTTTATTATGATTACCGCTGAAATAGAGCGTCAGCAGGTAGAAAAAGCAATTGCAGCCGGAGTAAGCGATTTTATACTAAAGCCTTTTTCAAGCGGTACTCTCTCAGAAAAGATTAGGAAAAATCTTCAAAAAACTCCGGTTAAAACTCCAATACCTACAGTTAAACCACAGGAGTCTGAGGCAAGTCCCTTTGACGCCCCTGTAAGCGCCGATGTGGAAATCAAAGTGGACACGACTCTTACCATCCTTGCAGTTGAC
Coding sequences:
- a CDS encoding PAS domain S-box protein, with protein sequence MKDTILNMKARHAEELLRILFEGMPDAVFIADIETGIIVDANQSASKLLMKPIEEIIGMHQSQLHPSNIEDYSKKTFHQHVAESRNGIPAQPIENRVVRSDGSYVWVEVNAKMVTIEKEKFLIGIFRDITKRKQIIAERDKFFNESLDMNCIASTDGYFKQVNPMFEKVLGFTESELLSRPLMEFIHPDDRAESLVEIEKQIKGLTTKDFENRYFCKDGSLKTLSWMAGPVLEDGRIYAVARDITHQKMIEEELRIERDKLTSIMENIDNGIYITNQNCELQYVNPVVEREFGMVAGRTCYEYFHEKSEPCPWCRREEVFSGKTIYWEWYYPRNEKTYHRYDTPIKNKDGSVSKFALFHDITELKKAEELIKSSLKEKEMLVGEIHHRVKNNLTIISSLLKMQSYYIKDADSLKIFKDTENRIRSISSVHEMLYRSKDMVNVDFRDYVSKLVKTLYDTYTDNLSGINLKVDVGDVILGINTAVPCGLLINELLTNAIKYAFPEGKIGEIYIGLHQIADGRIELIVRDDGLGIPETLDMWDTETLGFQLITGISQTQLGGEIELHRDRGTEIKVRFMAQENANG
- a CDS encoding GAF domain-containing protein; the encoded protein is MDRSSLELSAIYEISKILGSSLEIAKTLKNALKVLSVFLDMEMGAIALKENGRLVIKAAHGLSADEIKNGKYLPSESIEANVAKSGYPVVIPNAGDDSQHSEKKAFLCVPMKSKREIIGVLSAYRIYRDFTKVSLDEDLRLLKIIASLITQWTELSEKVETEKQTLIQERESLKLELKGKYRIDNVIGSSGAMQDVFEAVHRVAKTKATVLITGESGTGKELIARALHYMGKQSNGAFIKFNCASIPEGLLEAELFGHDKGAFTGAMTSRRGRFELAHKGTIFLDEIGDLSMSLQPKILRVLQEREFERIGSEKTIKIDVRVIAATSKNLQLLVSQNSFREDLYYRLNVVPICLPPMRERMEDITELIEHFLKKFNKENDRTLELSDEALNLMKQYHWPGNVRELENTVERIVIMSPEDIVRVKHLPLNIRVLNQAAIANKTTLSLTDTEKSKITEALENAGWVHARAADLLGITPRQIGYKIKKYGISRKDVS
- the radC gene encoding DNA repair protein RadC; this encodes MCDRTGQTLDTTLLLYMKDKTSTNNTQPGHIGHRKRLRQRYIKAGIGSLADYEALELLLTYTRSQRDVKPEAKKLIKTFGNLAEVLDSTIDQLLEIEGIGIQSAVLIKLVKDLSTKYLNEKQIYRKTINTPLDVVDYLRTKLGAYKKEAAMTLFLNSQNKIVAEEIISEGTVNYVYVHFRNIFEIALKYNSTAIIYVHNHPEGKIEPSDDDIRHTQHLVETAKTLTIEIHDHIIVNRYAYFSFKEKGLL
- a CDS encoding response regulator — translated: MIQKFNNLSIRKKILTVFLLLFTAMVTFGVFSFLQFHKMANTLEDLYEHPFTTTNALLEANVDLVDARRILRGIIVERDKVKIDSLIQEMHKHEADFQNHIAVAQKSFSGDKKLINELSQLFQNWQVYKEDQLQLAKAGNFEAAWQRSQDSVSNPSVVLVTHLESVIEQSRSHAAKFYKDSQTQYRSALIKTDIFLIIVLIVIGIMSLFLARSISAPLFGLRNSIREVADGRLDTEVPYQSINNEIGEIGRAIEVLRHVARKQDTSVKLRALVAEIAQSMQTCTSFIDLGNTLTSRLASLMGLAYGAFYIFDKEHSQLIRNGGYACDDTIHRDRFAMGQGLVGQAALDKKTISMVFSSQDNVNTSMGLGKLNIHAIMIMPVVQANEVLAVLELGAIEQFSDDNIALLDAILPIAAMNIEILSGIVETQNLLQKSQSQALALAASEQQLIARRDELEDNNNRLAEQARLMEEQAVELEHQKQALILQSTELQASREILAQTEELSRLILGSVNDGIVGLDMEGSITFINNAGAKMLGYTREELKGMTMHSLVHYARPDGSDFPKEDCPMYLTSKDGVLRNIDDEVLWRKNGSSFPVEYATTPIHKNGELVGIVVVYRDITERKQAEAEIRHAMEIAVEATKMKSDFLANMSHEIRTPMNAIIGMTHLALQTELNTKQRNYMEKVDSAAKNLLGIINDILDFSKIEAGKLNFESTDFDLQDVMEHLADLSVIKAQDKGLELLFNIGTDVPTALIGDPLRLGQVMINLVNNAIKFTEKGEVTVVINRLATEPDGVLLRFEIRDTGIGLTEEQQKKLFSAFSQADSSTTRKYGGTGLGLTISKRLVEMMGGEIGVESKAGKGSTFYFTAKFALQLIQRQTSLTTDDISGLRVLVVDDNNSAREIFLSMLISLKFDSKAVSSGLEAIRELKASQQSGKPYGLVLMDWRMPGMDGLETIRNIRSDNELAHTAAFIMVTAYSRDELLQQAQDVHLNGLLVKPVSPSTLLDTILTALGKEVVHRPHKQQKKADHLEAEKSLRGASVLLVEDNEINRELAVEILTEAGLSVDIAVNGVDALEKISQTNYDGILMDCQMPIMDGFECSVQIRKDSRYDNLPIIAMTANAMEGDRQRCIDHGMNDHVAKPIDVGQLFSTMARWIKPKTNTELKPAIAPTSISAGIPDIHGLNTKGALQRVGGNVKLLRKLLSRFSETQADAVTRIRAALESSDIETATREAHTVKGLAGNIGADALFEISGRVEGMLKANDTAELPQALGTMEQQLTELIKMISEAIPASDVAAQSKTSDAPVDVKSLTPELKHLAELLADDDSRASTLADNIVTQLSAAGYSDDARLIKKHIANFDFEEALKELRKTARSLGVNL
- a CDS encoding transporter substrate-binding domain-containing protein yields the protein MAVVYKNCLAVFLAVLFVFVSAIAQSGEVKLTEEERAFLNGKQFRLGIDSNRPPFEFIDEKGNYTGMSAEFMVELAKRLNITIVIQKDVTWKDALEKTKTGEIDIIPKITPSDERRKFLLFTKPYTTNPSVIVSQKDKNIDTLSDLKGLKTGVVKGLIIETSLKREHPELSIVQLPDIETALRELSIGNIDALIDNLGTVAYNIEKIGLTNLEIAGSTPYIHDLAFGVRKDWPLLCSALDKALQSMTEEEKLHIKDRWVAVKVKSGMNWKRLWPLAAAIAAIMIFFVLWNRRLRNAVDQRKRAEAELKDYTISLERNSRIKSEVAAISADIQSALSLEEMSQKLMSHIVPLLNANYGVLYVYHKDKDIFRAAGGYGYDQDSGDSDVAIGQGLVGQCALDKRAINISAPLENFMHISCGFSKLNPKVITVQPVMHINSVCGVIVLAGLTPLVDDYQSIIDELMPVAAMNLVIIERNLNTQHLMEVANKQKEQYRALFEFMQDAVMTSAPPQWMFTSANPATLKLFKVKSEEEFIKLGPWDLSPEYQPDGQLSSVKAQQAIMQAMECGYHFFEWTHKTIDDINFPTSVMLTKVELGTSVFLQATVRDITEQKRMTEEIVQLKEQLKQSGNSGQSNYKGERT